Part of the Corynebacterium efficiens YS-314 genome is shown below.
CGCAGGCGCGGGGGTCTTCCGGAATCGGGAGGTCATCCCCTTCCACCGTGGCAGGAGCAGGGCGATGATCACCAGCACGGCGGTGATCGCCTTCATGTCGTTGGGATCAAGTCCGACGCGCAGCGCCGCGAAGATGATGAGGCGGTAGAGGATCGCGCCGATGATGACGGCGATGACCGACAGCCACACCCGTCGCTGACCCAGCAGCGCCTGGCCGAGGATGACCGAGGCCAGGCCCACCAGGATCAGACCGATGCCCATCGAGATATCGGCGAAGCCCTGGTACTGCCCCACCAGGGCACCGCACATGCCCACGAACCCATTGGACAGGGCGATGGTGAGTGTTTTGGTGAAGTCCGTGGACACACCGAAGGACTGGACCATGGGGCCGTTGTCACCGGTGGCGCGCAGGGACAGGCCGAGGTCGGTGTTGAGGAACCACACCACCACCGCCCCGAGGACCGCCACGGCCACCAGCAGAATGCCCGGTCCCGCCCAGGTGCCGAGCAGGCCGGCCTCACGCAGTGGGGTGAACAGGGTGTCCTGTCGTAGCAGGGGCACGTTCGCCCCGTCCATGATGCGCAGGTTGATCGACCATAGGGCAATCATGGTGAGGATACCGGCCAGCAACCCGTCGATCCTGCCCTTGGTGTGTAGCAGGCCCGTGATCAGGCCGGCGATGAAGCCGGTGACAAATCCGGCGAGCGTGGCGAGGACGGGATTCCATCCGGCCATGATCGCCATCGCGGCGGTGGCCGCACCGGTGGTGAAGCTGCCGTCCACCGTGAGGTCGGCGAAGTTGAGGACACGGAAGGTGAGGTAGACCCCCAGTGCCATCACGCCGTAGATGAGCCCGACTTCGAAAGCGCCGATCATACGCGCTCAGCCTTGTCCAGGATCTCCTGTGGGATCTCCACACCCTGACGCTCGGCGGCGTCCTCATTGATCACGTAGGTGAACTCGGTGGCGGTCTCCACTGGCATGGTCGCCGGGTCGGCACCGTCCTGCAGGATGCGCAGGGCCATCTCGCCGGTCTGTCGGCCGAGCTCGGTGTAGTCAATGCCCAGGGTCGCGATCGCGCCACCCTCCACGGTGCCGGCTTCCGCGCCGATCACGGGGATCTGGTTCTGTTCAGCAACCTGGACCAGGGAAGCGATACCAGACACCACCATGTTGTCGGTGGGAACGTAGATGGCATCCACATCACCGAGTGCGTCCACGGCCTGCTGGATCTCATTGACGGTGGTCACGGTCTGGGTCTTGACCTCGATCCCGAGGGGGCCTGCGGCCTCCTCCACGGCGTCCACCTGGACCTGGGAGTTGACCTCACCGGAGGCGTAGACAATGCCGATGCTGTCCACATCCGGGACGAGCTGACGGAGGAGTTCGAGCTGATCCTCGATCGGGGCGGCATCAGAGGTGCCGGTGACATTGCCCCCCGGAGCCTCATTGGAGTCCACGAGGTCGGCGGACTCCGCATCGGTGACCGCGGTGAACAGAACGGGGATATCCGTGATGTTCTGGGCGGTGGCCTGCGCCGCCGGGGTGGCCACAGCCAGGACCAGGTCCAGATTGTCGGAGGCGAACTGCTGGGCGATGGTCAGCGCGGTGCCTTGTTCACCGTTGGCGTTCTGCTCCTCGAAGGTGACCTCCACACCCGCATCCTCGAATGCCTGCTTGAACCCTGCGGTGGCGGAGTCCAGAGCGGGATGCTGGACAAGCTGGTTGATACCGATGGTGTAGGAATCACCATCCCCGGATGCACCGGTGGTGGTGTCGGTGTCCTCGGAGTCGCTGCTGCAGGATGCCAGAGCAAGCGCGCCGACGGTCAGGATGCCGGCGAGGGTCGTCGAACGGGAAGAGAACATGGCACATCTCCTTTAGTAGATTTCTTGGCCCAGGGTGTTCACTCGTGTCACGTAAAAATCATCTGTGAGATGATTCATACTAGAACTTACTGGCCTGACAGGTCATATGGGTAAACCCGCCGTCACCATGGGTGCCCCGGGTGGGTTTTGTCGCTGCCCACCGGCTACCCACCGGCTGGCCACCGGCTGCAGACCAAACGAGAGCGGGGGTCACGACGCGGCGCTAGAGTGGAGACCACCATGAACGTTCCATCTAATAAGCCCAGCGATGCCGACCGCGAATATCTCCAGGCTGAACTGACCCGCCTCGTCGGGCAGGGTCGCCTGGATCTGACCACCTACCAGGACCTGGTGGATATTGTTTGGTCCACGGAGAACAACACCGACCTCATGCAGATCCGCGCGCGGTATTTCGGTGGGCCCACGGTACAGCAGTCACCGGCGCAACAGCCCTCCGTACCGCCGCAGCAGTACCGGTATGGCCACCCCCCGGCACAGCAGCCGCCCCATCCACATTCCCCCCACGGCATCCCCATGGGGGGACACCTGGCCCAGCCCCACCAGTTCACCCCTCCGGCGGTGGCCGGTTCCGAACCGGAGCAGTCGACGATGGGCTCTATCAAGAAAACCGGTCAGTGGGCCGTCCCGGCGTACTCCGCCTACAAGCTCAACGGCTCGGATCTCCACCTGGATCTGCGCAGGGCGACGGCTGCGGCGCCAGTGGTCACCATCGACATCACCATGAACATGTCGGCGGCCACCCTGGTGGTGCCCCCGGGTGTGCACGTGGATGTGCAGATGGCCAGCAAGAACTGGTCGGAGTTCAATGTGGACACCTCCACCCCCATCCCCGGCGCCCCACGCGTGGTGCTCACCGGTGTCGCCCGTGCGTCGACGTTGAAGGTGATCACCAAGAACCCGAATGAGCCTCTGGGGCTGTGGCAGCAGGTCTTCGGCTCCTGATCTCAGGAACGTGACGGGGCCCCGAGCGTCCGGTCCAGCAGCATGTGGATGGCGTTGTTGAGAATACCCGGTGCCTCCAGGGGCAGCATGTGCCCGGCACCCTCCGCGATCTGGCGTTTCGCATCGGGCCAGAGTTCGCAGATGCGCTCGGACTGACTGAGGGGGGTGACCTCATCCTTCTCCCCCGCCAGGACATATCCACCCATGCCCACCAGGGCCGGGGCGGCGTCCAGTTCGTCATGGTCCTGGAGATCATCGAAGAAACCCACGAAGGTGTCCAGAGGGGTTTCGTGGATCATCGCGGCGTGGAATTCCACGACGTGGTCGTTGATGGGTCGTTTGAACACCGCGGTGGACAGTGCGGGGGCGATGAAGGAGGAGATGTAATCCCGGAATGCATCCACGTCATCCGGGGAGGCCTCGGTGGTGTCCCTGACCTTCTCGGCGATCGGTGAGGCGAGGATCTGGGGCAGTCCCTGGGCGGAGAGCGATTCGATGGAGGCGGCGGCGAGGATGACACCCTTGATCCTGTCGCGGAGTTCGGCAGGGGCACGTTTGACCAGGTTGAGCGCTGTCAGACCTCCGAGGGAGTGCCCCACGATAAGCAGGGGCCCGGTGGGGGCGTGCGCCCGGATGGTGGCCAGGGCATCGTCAGCGGTGCCGTCGACGGTACACAGCTCCGGTTCCACCCGGCCGGTGCGCCCATGACCGCGGACGTCGAAAAGCACGCTTTTGACCTGGGGGAAATGCTCCTGCAGATAATCCACCTGCATATAGAACACCTCGGCGGCGAGGGTGAATCCATGGATGAACACGACGGTGGCCTCCGCATCCGCGGGGCCGACCACATAGGTGCGGACCGCGATCCCACCGGAGTCCACGGTCGCCTCCTCGTCCACGTGAACCAGGCCGGGCCGACGGGTACGGCTATGCAGCGCGCGGTGCTCCCGCGCCAGACTACGCCTCCCCTTCTTCGTGAGGCGCAGTCCTGCAGCGCGGAGTGATGATCGTAACCTCGTGGGGTCCAGAGCCATGGCACCCAGACTACAAGCCACGACAACTGGCTCCGGGAAGCGCACAACGGTAACTTTGATGTCATGATCCCGAACTCCACCAATACCCCTGAAACCCCCGATGACGCCCGGACGGGCATGCTCACCACCCTGGTCGGGATCCTGTCGGATGTGGGTGGGGTGAGTGCCGAGGACATCACCACCACCGCCCGCCTGCGCGAGGACCTGGCCATCAGCTCCCTCAACCTCATCGAGGCTGTCGTGCGGGTGGAGGATGCTTTCGGGGTGCGCATCGAGGATGCTGATGTACAGGGATTCACCACCACCGGTGACATCGTTGATTTCCTGGAGGCCAACCGTTCGGAAACAGTGACCTAAAACTTCCCGGATAAACGGGACTTTCCGGGGATCTACACGCACAATGGTCATATGACTGTGAACATCTCCTATCTCACCGACATGGATGGCGTCCTCATCAGGGAAGGCGACATGATCCCCGGTGCGGACCGGTTCCTACATGCCCTGGTCCACAACGACATCGAGTTCATGGTGTTGACCAACAACTCCATCTTCACCCCCCGCGATCTCTCCGCCCGTCTGCGCAGCTCGGGGTTGGATATCCCGCCCGAGCGCATCTGGACCTCCGCCACCGCCACTGCACATTTCCTGAAATCACAGGTCAGCGAGGGGACCGCATATGTGGTCGGGGAATCCGGTCTCACCACCGCGCTGCACACCGCCGGGTGGATCCTCACTGATTCCAATCCGGAGTTCGTAGTTCTGGGCGAGACCCGCACGTACTCCTTCGAGGCCATCACCACCGCCATCAACCTCATCCTGGGTGGTGCCCGGTTCATCTGCACCAACCCCGATGTCACCGGCCCCTCCCCCACGGGAATCCTGCCCGCCACCGGTTCAGTGGCCGCGCTGATCACCGCGGCGACAGGTGCGGAACCGTACTACATCGGTAAACCCAATCCGGTGATGATGCGCAGCGCCCTCAACACCATCGGTGCACACTCGGAGCACACGGTCATGATCGGCGACCGCATGGATACCGACGTGATCTCCGGTCTGGAGGCCGGGATGCGCACCGTCCTGGTCAAGAGTGGCATCTCGAATGAGGCTGAGATCAGGCGGTACCCGTTCCGTCCGACCATGGTCGTGGACTCCATCGCCGACATCGCCGAACGGTGGGATGATCCCTTCGGTGATGGTTCCTTCCAAGTCCCGGATCACGCCGAACAGGACGCCGAACAGGACGCTGAACAGAACTAGGAATCCCCCGCACCGCTCCGTGCCCTGCACACGGACGGTCAGATGTCTACTGTCGTGGACATGGCGATTTCTGACATTGCACGCAAAGGCGAACGTTGGGCGAACCGGGCAACCCTGAAACGGGCCATCCGTAGGGGTTGGACCCCCGAGGTCACCGGGTTCTCCGGATATGGTTCACAGCGACGGGTCCGTGTTCTTGCGCGGATCCTCATGACCAATCCGGATGCCCCTCAGGATCCCCTGGAAGGCAGCGAGGAGGGCCAGATGTCCCTGGGCGAGCAGGCACAACGGGGTTGGCGGCAGTTCTTCACCATCCAGGTTCCCCACCACCCCGTCCGGGTGCATGTCGGCGACAAGACGGTGGATTCCACCACTGATGGCAACGGGTACCTTGACCTGCTCGTGGAGGACCACGGGTTGGATGCCGGATGGCATGAGGTCTCCGTCGAGGCCGAGGGGGCGACCCCCGCCACCGCCAGGGTGCTCATCGTTGACCAGTCCGCCCGGCTGGGGTTGATCTCGGATATCGATGACACCATCATGGTCACCTGGCTCCCCCGGGCCCTGCTCGCGGCATGGAACTCGTGGATCCGCCACACCGACACCCGCAAGCCGGTCCCCGGAATGGGTGAGTTCTATGCCGAGCTGCTGCGCAATGATCCCCATGCACCGGTGTTCTATCTGTCCACAGGCGCATGGAACACCTTCGAAACCCTCAGCGCCTTCC
Proteins encoded:
- a CDS encoding HAD-IIA family hydrolase — protein: MTVNISYLTDMDGVLIREGDMIPGADRFLHALVHNDIEFMVLTNNSIFTPRDLSARLRSSGLDIPPERIWTSATATAHFLKSQVSEGTAYVVGESGLTTALHTAGWILTDSNPEFVVLGETRTYSFEAITTAINLILGGARFICTNPDVTGPSPTGILPATGSVAALITAATGAEPYYIGKPNPVMMRSALNTIGAHSEHTVMIGDRMDTDVISGLEAGMRTVLVKSGISNEAEIRRYPFRPTMVVDSIADIAERWDDPFGDGSFQVPDHAEQDAEQDAEQN
- a CDS encoding App1 family protein; translation: MAISDIARKGERWANRATLKRAIRRGWTPEVTGFSGYGSQRRVRVLARILMTNPDAPQDPLEGSEEGQMSLGEQAQRGWRQFFTIQVPHHPVRVHVGDKTVDSTTDGNGYLDLLVEDHGLDAGWHEVSVEAEGATPATARVLIVDQSARLGLISDIDDTIMVTWLPRALLAAWNSWIRHTDTRKPVPGMGEFYAELLRNDPHAPVFYLSTGAWNTFETLSAFLKRHRLPDGPMLLTDWGPTPTGVFRSGQEHKKVQLRNLIIDYPDIKWILVGDDGQHDPLIYGEAVAEHPDRIAGVAIRELSPGEHVLSHGTTGALTTITTNGGQGVPAVHGRDGHELLLNYRIQPFPLAEQDPAGEVID
- a CDS encoding ABC transporter permease, yielding MIGAFEVGLIYGVMALGVYLTFRVLNFADLTVDGSFTTGAATAAMAIMAGWNPVLATLAGFVTGFIAGLITGLLHTKGRIDGLLAGILTMIALWSINLRIMDGANVPLLRQDTLFTPLREAGLLGTWAGPGILLVAVAVLGAVVVWFLNTDLGLSLRATGDNGPMVQSFGVSTDFTKTLTIALSNGFVGMCGALVGQYQGFADISMGIGLILVGLASVILGQALLGQRRVWLSVIAVIIGAILYRLIIFAALRVGLDPNDMKAITAVLVIIALLLPRWKGMTSRFRKTPAPAVPAAAVATDKPTEPLSVGKDA
- a CDS encoding alpha/beta fold hydrolase: MALDPTRLRSSLRAAGLRLTKKGRRSLAREHRALHSRTRRPGLVHVDEEATVDSGGIAVRTYVVGPADAEATVVFIHGFTLAAEVFYMQVDYLQEHFPQVKSVLFDVRGHGRTGRVEPELCTVDGTADDALATIRAHAPTGPLLIVGHSLGGLTALNLVKRAPAELRDRIKGVILAAASIESLSAQGLPQILASPIAEKVRDTTEASPDDVDAFRDYISSFIAPALSTAVFKRPINDHVVEFHAAMIHETPLDTFVGFFDDLQDHDELDAAPALVGMGGYVLAGEKDEVTPLSQSERICELWPDAKRQIAEGAGHMLPLEAPGILNNAIHMLLDRTLGAPSRS
- a CDS encoding ABC transporter substrate-binding protein, coding for MFSSRSTTLAGILTVGALALASCSSDSEDTDTTTGASGDGDSYTIGINQLVQHPALDSATAGFKQAFEDAGVEVTFEEQNANGEQGTALTIAQQFASDNLDLVLAVATPAAQATAQNITDIPVLFTAVTDAESADLVDSNEAPGGNVTGTSDAAPIEDQLELLRQLVPDVDSIGIVYASGEVNSQVQVDAVEEAAGPLGIEVKTQTVTTVNEIQQAVDALGDVDAIYVPTDNMVVSGIASLVQVAEQNQIPVIGAEAGTVEGGAIATLGIDYTELGRQTGEMALRILQDGADPATMPVETATEFTYVINEDAAERQGVEIPQEILDKAERV
- a CDS encoding acyl carrier protein, translated to MIPNSTNTPETPDDARTGMLTTLVGILSDVGGVSAEDITTTARLREDLAISSLNLIEAVVRVEDAFGVRIEDADVQGFTTTGDIVDFLEANRSETVT
- a CDS encoding DUF1707 domain-containing protein produces the protein MNVPSNKPSDADREYLQAELTRLVGQGRLDLTTYQDLVDIVWSTENNTDLMQIRARYFGGPTVQQSPAQQPSVPPQQYRYGHPPAQQPPHPHSPHGIPMGGHLAQPHQFTPPAVAGSEPEQSTMGSIKKTGQWAVPAYSAYKLNGSDLHLDLRRATAAAPVVTIDITMNMSAATLVVPPGVHVDVQMASKNWSEFNVDTSTPIPGAPRVVLTGVARASTLKVITKNPNEPLGLWQQVFGS